The genomic segment TCGCCCATAACCTGATGGCGGCCCATCGCCTGCGCACCGCGACCACCTAAGCCGGCCGCGGACACACATTCGGCGACATCAAAACCAACAACGCCCTGCCCAGACCACTGCAGCCATGTACAAAACGCCGATTCCTTCACACGCTCGAAAGCGGGTTCGTTCAATCCCCATTCTCAAACGGGCTCTGAGAAGTCCAGCCGTCACACCTTTGTCCCAAGCCCAGAGATCCAAATCCTTCGCCCCAAAGAATCAAGAATAGCGCGTCAGGGGACTCGCACACACTCACAGATTTAAGCCAAATAGATTTTTCGCATTATCCAGAAGAACCTTCTGTCGCACTTCTGGCTTGATCTCAAGTTCGCTGAACTCCTTCATCCAGCGGTCAACGCTCAGCACTGGCCAGTCAGATCCAAAAAGCGCCTTATCCTGAAGAAGCGTGTTGACGTTTTGCACCAACTCTTGGGGAAAATATTTCGGTGCCCACCCTGAGAGATCGATAAAGAAATTGCTCTTGTGCCTGGCAATGGCCAAGCTTTCCGACGTCCATGGCCATGAAGGATGCGCACAAATTATTTTCAGCTCCGGAAAGTCGGCCGCCACGTCATCAAGATGGATTGGCTGTGTGTACTTCAACTTGAAGCCCATGCCTCCTGGCGTTCCCGCCCCCGCCCCTGCCATTCCGCTGTGGAACATCACGGGTAATTTCTGCCTCTGCGCTTCATCCCAGAGTGGATAAAAACGCTGTTCGTTCGGAAAGAACTGCTGTCGAGCAGGGTTGAGCTCCCCG from the Hyphomicrobiales bacterium genome contains:
- a CDS encoding amidohydrolase family protein; translation: MHIQAIDAHVHLSDERSIKARGVRAQQMAKYFRRESSVVSVDEMADQYRERKMMAVLVNTRDDSITGLSPVPNDHIADAVKKHPDVFLGFGAIDPWQGKLAQDEIKRCKEELGLHGIGELNPARQQFFPNEQRFYPLWDEAQRQKLPVMFHSGMAGAGAGTPGGMGFKLKYTQPIHLDDVAADFPELKIICAHPSWPWTSESLAIARHKSNFFIDLSGWAPKYFPQELVQNVNTLLQDKALFGSDWPVLSVDRWMKEFSELEIKPEVRQKVLLDNAKNLFGLNL